In Phoenix dactylifera cultivar Barhee BC4 unplaced genomic scaffold, palm_55x_up_171113_PBpolish2nd_filt_p 001430F, whole genome shotgun sequence, a single window of DNA contains:
- the LOC120108614 gene encoding uncharacterized protein LOC120108614, translated as MDRESKKRGREEPVVVVMVAPEKEMGIVGGTAVEAEIRRKEGKMQEISESSSSDVTFEVGDIFEISDVYRPPGLFEFPWHKEEDGGLIAAAAAAAEEEESDGRDLRDVFFSSLVDGCSAAIGFPGDRLSPPLGPIAFPVDGEEGSWPSDGDADSVDCIWSTVLHQPLTTVYRKRSSA; from the coding sequence ATGGATCGAGAGagcaagaagagagggagagaggagccggtggtggtggtgatggtggcGCCGGAGAAAGAGATGGGAATCGTTGGAGGGACCGCGGTGGAGGCGGAGATAAGGAGGAAGGAGGGGAAGATGCAGGAGATATCGGAGTCATCGTCGTCGGACGTGACATTCGAGGTGGGCGATATCTTCGAGATCTCCGACGTGTACCGCCCGCCGGGGCTGTTCGAGTTCCCGTGGCACAAGGAGGAGGACGGAGGACTGATcgcggcggcggccgcggcggcggaggaggaggagtcggACGGCCGGGATCTCCGCGACGTGTTCTTCTCGTCGCTCGTCGACGGGTGCTCTGCCGCCATCGGCTTCCCCGGCGACCGCCTCTCGCCGCCGCTGGGGCCGATCGCGTTCCCCGTGGATGGCGAAGAGGGATCCTGGCCGTCCGATGGGGACGCCGACAGCGTGGATTGCATCTGGAGCACCGTGCTCCACCAGCCGCTCACCACCGTGTACCGAAAGCGCTCCAGCGCTTGA